One part of the Arabidopsis thaliana chromosome 1 sequence genome encodes these proteins:
- the SHY2 gene encoding AUX/IAA transcriptional regulator family protein: protein MGEKESVPTNVPKKMGHTFASKLLLLLPTSLAFFPLSLIQKTVSSLSTSIYLYSPLTCIKHSASSKPLIFIISSFSISLLSFKDNNQKLFFLSSPAILEEMDEFVNLKETELRLGLPGTDNVCEAKERVSCCNNNNKRVLSTDTEKEIESSSRKTETSPPRKAQIVGWPPVRSYRKNNIQSKKNESEHEGQGIYVKVSMDGAPYLRKIDLSCYKGYSELLKALEVMFKFSVGEYFERDGYKGSDFVPTYEDKDGDWMLIGDVPWEMFICTCKRLRIMKGSEAKGLGCGV, encoded by the exons AtgggagaaaaagaaagtgtcCCCACAAATGTCCCCAAGAAGATGGGACACACTTTTGCCTCAAAGTTGCTGTTACTGCTACCGACAAGCTTagctttttttcctttgtcctTAATTCAGAAAacagtttcttctctctctaccAGTATCTATCTTTATTCTCCTTTAACTTGTATAAAACACTCAGCTTCCTCGAAGcctctcatcttcatcatcagcaGCTTCTCTAtatctctcctctctttcaAGGATAATAACcaaaagcttttctttttatcttctccTGCAATTCTTGAAGAAATGGATGAGTTTGTTAACCTCAAGGAAACAGAGCTGAGGCTGGGATTACCGGGAACAGATAATGTATGTGaagcaaaagagagagtttcttgctgtaataacaacaataagaGAGTACTATCAACTGATACTGAGAAGGAGATTGAATCATCATCAAGGAAAACTGAAACATCCCCTCCTCGAAA GGCTCAGATTGTTGGATGGCCACCAGTTAGATCTTACAGGAAGAACAACATTCAGAGTAAGAAGAATGAATCTGAGCATGAGGGTCAAGGAATCTATGTGAAAGTAAGTATGGATGGTGCACCATACTTGAGGAAAATAGATCTGAGTTGTTACAAAGGATACTCAGAGTTGCTTAAAGCTTTAGAAGTGATGTTCAAATTCTCTGTGGGAGAGTACTTTGAGAGAGATGGATATAAAGGTTCAGACTTTGTGCCTACTTATGAAGACAAAGATGGTGATTGGATGCTCATTGGTGATGTTCCATGGGA GATGTTCATATGTACGTGCAAGAGACTAAGGATCATGAAAGGATCAGAAGCCAAAGGTTTAGGCTGTGGTGTATGA
- the SHY2 gene encoding AUX/IAA transcriptional regulator family protein (SHORT HYPOCOTYL 2 (SHY2); FUNCTIONS IN: sequence-specific DNA binding transcription factor activity; INVOLVED IN: response to auxin stimulus, response to cyclopentenone, response to brassinosteroid stimulus; LOCATED IN: nucleus; EXPRESSED IN: 22 plant structures; EXPRESSED DURING: 13 growth stages; CONTAINS InterPro DOMAIN/s: Aux/IAA-ARF-dimerisation (InterPro:IPR011525), AUX/IAA protein (InterPro:IPR003311); BEST Arabidopsis thaliana protein match is: AUX/IAA transcriptional regulator family protein (TAIR:AT5G43700.1); Has 1823 Blast hits to 1821 proteins in 83 species: Archae - 0; Bacteria - 0; Metazoa - 0; Fungi - 0; Plants - 1822; Viruses - 0; Other Eukaryotes - 1 (source: NCBI BLink).) produces MDEFVNLKETELRLGLPGTDNVCEAKERVSCCNNNNKRVLSTDTEKEIESSSRKTETSPPRKAQIVGWPPVRSYRKNNIQSKKNESEHEGQGIYVKVSMDGAPYLRKIDLSCYKGYSELLKALEVMFKFSVGEYFERDGYKGSDFVPTYEDKDGDWMLIGDVPWEMFICTCKRLRIMKGSEAKGLGCGV; encoded by the exons ATGGATGAGTTTGTTAACCTCAAGGAAACAGAGCTGAGGCTGGGATTACCGGGAACAGATAATGTATGTGaagcaaaagagagagtttcttgctgtaataacaacaataagaGAGTACTATCAACTGATACTGAGAAGGAGATTGAATCATCATCAAGGAAAACTGAAACATCCCCTCCTCGAAA GGCTCAGATTGTTGGATGGCCACCAGTTAGATCTTACAGGAAGAACAACATTCAGAGTAAGAAGAATGAATCTGAGCATGAGGGTCAAGGAATCTATGTGAAAGTAAGTATGGATGGTGCACCATACTTGAGGAAAATAGATCTGAGTTGTTACAAAGGATACTCAGAGTTGCTTAAAGCTTTAGAAGTGATGTTCAAATTCTCTGTGGGAGAGTACTTTGAGAGAGATGGATATAAAGGTTCAGACTTTGTGCCTACTTATGAAGACAAAGATGGTGATTGGATGCTCATTGGTGATGTTCCATGGGA GATGTTCATATGTACGTGCAAGAGACTAAGGATCATGAAAGGATCAGAAGCCAAAGGTTTAGGCTGTGGTGTATGA
- the AXR3 gene encoding AUX/IAA transcriptional regulator family protein (AUXIN RESISTANT 3 (AXR3); CONTAINS InterPro DOMAIN/s: Aux/IAA-ARF-dimerisation (InterPro:IPR011525), AUX/IAA protein (InterPro:IPR003311); BEST Arabidopsis thaliana protein match is: indole-3-acetic acid inducible 14 (TAIR:AT4G14550.1); Has 1763 Blast hits to 1762 proteins in 78 species: Archae - 0; Bacteria - 0; Metazoa - 0; Fungi - 0; Plants - 1762; Viruses - 0; Other Eukaryotes - 1 (source: NCBI BLink).), whose protein sequence is MMGSVELNLRETELCLGLPGGDTVAPVTGNKRGFSETVDLKLNLNNEPANKEGSTTHDVVTFDSKEKSACPKDPAKPPAKAQVVGWPPVRSYRKNVMVSCQKSSGGPEAAAFVKVSMDGAPYLRKIDLRMYKSYDELSNALSNMFSSFTMGKHGGEEGMIDFMNERKLMDLVNSWDYVPSYEDKDGDWMLVGDVPWPMFVDTCKRLRLMKGSDAIGLAPRAMEKCKSRA, encoded by the exons ATGATGGGCAGTGTCGAGCTGAATCTGAGGGAGACTGAGCTGTGTCTTGGTCTTCCCGGTGGAGATACAGTGGCTCCGGTAACCGGAAACAAGAGAGGGTTCTCAGAGACGGTTGATCTGAAGCTAAATCTGAATAATGAGCCTGCAAACAAGGAAGGATCTACGACTCATGACGTCGTGACTTTTGATTCCAAGGAGAAGAGTGCTTGTCCTAAAGATCCAGCCAAACCTCCGGCCAA ggCACAAGTTGTGGGATGGCCACCGGTGAGATCATACCGGAAGAACGTGATGGTTTCCTGCCAAAAATCAAGCGGTGGCCCGGAGGCGGCGGCGTTCGTGAAGGTATCAATGGACGGAGCACCGTACTTGAGGAAAATCGATTTGAGGATGTATAAAAGCTACGATGAGCTTTCTAATGCTTTGTCCAACATGTTCAGCTCTTTTACCATGG GCAAAcatggaggagaagaaggaatgATAGACTTCATGAATGAGAGGAAATTGATGGATTTGGTGAATAGCTGGGACTATGTTCCCTCTTATGAAGACAAAGACGGTGATTGGATGCTCGTCGGCGACGTTCCTTGGCC aatGTTCGTCGATACATGCAAGCGTTTACGTCTCATGAAAGGATCGGATGCCATTGGTCTCG CTCCGAGGGCGATGGAGAAGTGCAAGAGCAGAGCTTGA
- the MPI7 gene encoding CAMV movement protein interacting protein 7 (CAMV movement protein interacting protein 7 (MPI7); FUNCTIONS IN: protein binding; INVOLVED IN: vesicle-mediated transport, spread of virus in host; LOCATED IN: endoplasmic reticulum, cytoplasm; EXPRESSED IN: 23 plant structures; EXPRESSED DURING: 14 growth stages; CONTAINS InterPro DOMAIN/s: Prenylated rab acceptor PRA1 (InterPro:IPR004895); BEST Arabidopsis thaliana protein match is: prenylated RAB acceptor 1.E (TAIR:AT1G08770.1); Has 616 Blast hits to 616 proteins in 144 species: Archae - 0; Bacteria - 0; Metazoa - 121; Fungi - 81; Plants - 374; Viruses - 0; Other Eukaryotes - 40 (source: NCBI BLink).), with protein sequence MANQVITGIKETAQSITGAARPWGDFLDLSAFSFPSSIADATTRVTQNLTHFRINYSIILSILLGLTLITRPIAILAFIAVGLAWFFLYFAREEPLTIFGFTIDDGIVAVLLIGLSIGSLVTTGVWLRALTTVGFGVLVLILHAALRGTDDLVSDDLESPYGPMLSTSGGGNDGARGDYSGI encoded by the coding sequence ATGGCGAATCAAGTGATCACCGGAATCAAAGAAACAGCTCAGTCAATTACTGGAGCGGCTCGTCCATGGGGCGATTTCCTCGATCTTTCCGCCTTCAGCTTCCCTTCCTCCATCGCCGATGCAACAACTCGCGTAACTCAGAACCTGACTCACTTCCGCATCAACTACAGTATCATTCTCTCTATCCTCCTAGGTCTAACCCTAATCACACGTCCAATCGCCATCCTCGCGTTTATAGCCGTTGGCTTAGCTTGGTTCTTCCTCTACTTCGCTCGCGAGGAGCCACTCACGATCTTCGGATTCACTATTGATGACGGCATCGTCGCTGTGCTTCTCATTGGTCTTTCGATTGGGTCGCTAGTTACCACCGGAGTTTGGCTCAGAGCTCTCACCACCGTTGGATTTGGTGTTCTGGTTTTGATCTTACACGCTGCGTTAAGAGGAACGGATGATCTTGTGAGTGACGATCTGGAATCACCTTATGGACCGATGCTCTCTACCTCTGGCGGTGGTAACGACGGTGCTCGTGGTGATTACAGTGGAATCTGA
- the RPS15 gene encoding cytosolic ribosomal protein S15 (cytosolic ribosomal protein S15 (RPS15); FUNCTIONS IN: structural constituent of ribosome; INVOLVED IN: translation; LOCATED IN: cytosolic small ribosomal subunit, cytosolic ribosome, plasma membrane; EXPRESSED IN: 24 plant structures; EXPRESSED DURING: 14 growth stages; CONTAINS InterPro DOMAIN/s: Ribosomal protein S15, eukaryotic/archaeal (InterPro:IPR005713), Ribosomal protein S19/S15 (InterPro:IPR002222), Ribosomal protein S19 conserved site (InterPro:IPR020934); BEST Arabidopsis thaliana protein match is: Ribosomal protein S19 family protein (TAIR:AT5G09510.1); Has 8033 Blast hits to 8033 proteins in 2978 species: Archae - 257; Bacteria - 3802; Metazoa - 279; Fungi - 238; Plants - 1557; Viruses - 0; Other Eukaryotes - 1900 (source: NCBI BLink).) has translation MADVEPEVAAAGVPKKRTFKKFAFKGVDLDALLDMSTDDLVKLFSSRIRRRFSRGLTRKPMALIKKLRKAKREAPQGEKPEPVRTHLRNMIIVPEMIGSIIGVYNGKTFNQVEIKPEMIGHYLAEFSISYKPVKHGRPGVGATHSSRFIPLK, from the exons ATG GCGGATGTTGAACCAGAGGTTGCTGCTGCTGGAGTTCCCAAGAAGAGGACGTTTAAGAAGTTTGCCTTCAAAGGAGTTGATCTCGATGCTCTTCTCGATATGTCTACTGATGATCTTGTCAAGCTCTTCTCTTCTCGTATTCGTAGAAG GTTCTCTAGAGGTTTGACAAGGAAGCCAATGGCTCTGATTAAGAAGCTGAGGAAAGCG AAAAGGGAGGCACCACAAGGTGAGAAGCCAGAACCAGTGAGAACCCACTTGAGGAACATGATCATCGTCCCTGAAATGATTGGAAGCATCATTGGAGTGTACAACGGAAAGACTTTCAACCAGGTTGAGATCAAGCCTGAGATGATTGGTCACTACCTGGCTGAGTTCTCTATCTCATACAAGCCGGTCAAGCACGGTAGGCCTGGTGTTGGTGCTACCCACTCTTCCAGATTCATTCCCCTTAAGTGA
- the RPS15 gene encoding cytosolic ribosomal protein S15 (cytosolic ribosomal protein S15 (RPS15); FUNCTIONS IN: structural constituent of ribosome; INVOLVED IN: translation; LOCATED IN: cytosolic small ribosomal subunit, cytosolic ribosome, plasma membrane; EXPRESSED IN: 24 plant structures; EXPRESSED DURING: 14 growth stages; CONTAINS InterPro DOMAIN/s: Ribosomal protein S15, eukaryotic/archaeal (InterPro:IPR005713), Ribosomal protein S19/S15 (InterPro:IPR002222), Ribosomal protein S19 conserved site (InterPro:IPR020934); BEST Arabidopsis thaliana protein match is: Ribosomal protein S19 family protein (TAIR:AT5G09510.1); Has 35333 Blast hits to 34131 proteins in 2444 species: Archae - 798; Bacteria - 22429; Metazoa - 974; Fungi - 991; Plants - 531; Viruses - 0; Other Eukaryotes - 9610 (source: NCBI BLink).) produces MADVEPEVAAAGVPKKRTFKKFAFKGVDLDALLDMSTDDLVKLFSSRIRRRFSRGLTRKPMALIKKLRKKREAPQGEKPEPVRTHLRNMIIVPEMIGSIIGVYNGKTFNQVEIKPEMIGHYLAEFSISYKPVKHGRPGVGATHSSRFIPLK; encoded by the exons ATG GCGGATGTTGAACCAGAGGTTGCTGCTGCTGGAGTTCCCAAGAAGAGGACGTTTAAGAAGTTTGCCTTCAAAGGAGTTGATCTCGATGCTCTTCTCGATATGTCTACTGATGATCTTGTCAAGCTCTTCTCTTCTCGTATTCGTAGAAG GTTCTCTAGAGGTTTGACAAGGAAGCCAATGGCTCTGATTAAGAAGCTGAGGAAA AAAAGGGAGGCACCACAAGGTGAGAAGCCAGAACCAGTGAGAACCCACTTGAGGAACATGATCATCGTCCCTGAAATGATTGGAAGCATCATTGGAGTGTACAACGGAAAGACTTTCAACCAGGTTGAGATCAAGCCTGAGATGATTGGTCACTACCTGGCTGAGTTCTCTATCTCATACAAGCCGGTCAAGCACGGTAGGCCTGGTGTTGGTGCTACCCACTCTTCCAGATTCATTCCCCTTAAGTGA